A single window of Nicotiana tomentosiformis chromosome 1, ASM39032v3, whole genome shotgun sequence DNA harbors:
- the LOC104090018 gene encoding zinc finger A20 and AN1 domain-containing stress-associated protein 8: MEHDETGCQPHPEGPILCVNNCGFFGSAANMNMCSKCYRDTVLKQEQAKLAASSIENLVNGSTASEKGGTVVVGSIDVQPDSVEAKAVALPSSQTSSSSVVAEVKAKEGPNRCGTCKKRVGFTGFKCRCGNLYCGAHRYSDKHDCQFDYRSAAQDAIAKANPVVKAEKLDKI, encoded by the coding sequence ATGGAGCATGATGAGACGGGATGCCAACCCCATCCCGAAGGCCCTATTTTGTGTGTTAACAACTGTGGCTTCTTCGGAAGTGCTGCAAACATGAACATGTGCTCTAAGTGTTACAGGGACACGGTATTGAAACAAGAACAAGCTAAGTTAGCTGCATCATCGATTGAAAACCTTGTCAATGGATCAACCGCCAGTGAGAAGGGGGGAACGGTTGTTGTTGGCTCCATCGATGTGCAACCTGATTCTGTGGAAGCAAAGGCTGTAGCTTTGCCATCATCTCAAACCTCAAGCTCTAGTGTCGTTGCTGAAGTAAAGGCGAAGGAGGGTCCTAACCGCTGCGGCACTTGTAAAAAAAGGGTTGGCTTCACTGGATTCAAGTGTCGCTGCGGTAACCTGTATTGTGGAGCACACCGTTACTCGGATAAACATGACTGCCAGTTTGATTACCGCTCTGCTGCCCAAGATGCAATAGCAAAGGCCAATCCTGTTGTGAAGGCAGAAAAGCTTGACAAGATCTAG
- the LOC104090016 gene encoding transcription factor MYC1-like, translated as MKMTDYRLPTMNNNIWSSTTPTPRTSVSPALVSVTGTAGDPLKSMPYFNIESLQQRLQTLIDGARETWTYAIFWQSLVVDFASPFVLRWGNGYYKGEEDKNKCKTTSFSPYFIAEQEHRKKVLREVNSLISGTQTSGENDTVDEEVTDTEWFFLISMTQSFVKGSGLPGLAMYNSSPIWVTGTERLAASNCERARQAQGFGLQTMVCIPSANGVVELGSTELISQSSDLMNKVKDLFNLNTDMGSPTGFVSGSCVVPSEPDLSALRLTDP; from the coding sequence atGAAAATGACAGACTATAGATTACCAACGATGAATAATAATATATGGAGCAGTACTACACCAACTCCCCGGACTTCAGTTTCTCCGGCGTTGGTGTCGGTGACGGGGACAGCCGGAGACCCATTAAAGTCGATGCCGTATTTCAACATAGAGTCGCTGCAACAGCGACTCCAGACATTAATTGATGGGGCTCGCGAAACGTGGACGTATGCCATATTCTGGCAATCGTTGGTCGTGGATTTCGCGAGCCCCTTTGTGTTGAGGTGGGGTAATGGGTATTATAAAGGGGAAGAAGACAAGAATAAGTGTAAAACAACGTCGTTTTCGCCTTATTTTATCGCGGAGCAAGAACACCGGAAGAAAGTTCTCCGAGAGGTGAATTCTTTAATTTCCGGCACACAAACTAGTGGTGAAAATGACACTGTGGATGAAGAAGTAACAGATACTGAATGGTTTTTTCTGATTTCAATGACCCAGTCGTTTGTTAAGGGAAGCGGGCTTCCGGGCCTGGCAATGTATAATTCAAGCCCGATTTGGGTTACTGGAACAGAAAGATTAGCTGCTTCTAACTGCGAACGGGCCCGACAGGCCCAAGGATTCGGGCTTCAGACTATGGTTTGTATTCCTTCAGCTAATGGTGTTGTTGAGCTCGGGTCAACTGAGTTGATATCCCAGAGCTCAGATTTGATGAACAAAGTTAAAGACTTGTTTAACTTAAACACTGATATGGGCTCGCCTACGGGCTTCGTATCGGGCTCATGTGTTGTTCCGTCTGAGCCCGATCTGTCGGCCCTTCGGCTTACGGATCCGTAA